One Ranitomeya imitator isolate aRanImi1 chromosome 4, aRanImi1.pri, whole genome shotgun sequence genomic window, CATCTAAGCCTGCCATGTGTGGCATTACTTGCTATATCTAAGCCTATCACTTGTTGTATCTAAGCCTACCATGTGTGGCATTACTTGCTATATCTAAGCCTATCACTTGTTGTATCTAAGCCTACCATGTGTGGCATTACTTGCTATATCTAAGCCTATTACCTGCTGCATCTAAGCCTGCCATGTGTGGCATTACTTGCTATATCTAAGCCTATCTCCTGTTGCATCTAAGCCTGCCATGTGTGGCATTACTTGCTATATCTAAGCCTATCACTTGTTGTATCTAAGCCTGCCATGTGTGGCATTACTTTCTATATCTAAGCCTATCACCTGTTGCATCTAAGCCTACCATGTGTGGCATTACTTGCTATATCTAAGCCTATTACCTGCTGCATCTAAGCCTGCCATGTGTGGCATTACTTGCTATATCTAAGCCTATCTCCTGTTGCATCTAAGCCTACCATGTGTGGCATTACTTGCTATATCTAAGCCTATCACCTGTTGCATCTAAGCCTACCATGTGTGGCATTACTTGCTATATCTAAGCCTATCACCTGTTGTATCTAAGCCTACCATGTGTGGCATTACTTGCTATATCTAAGCCTATCACCTGTTGCATCTAAGCCTGCCATGTGTGGCATTACTTGCTATATCTAAGCCTATCTCCTGTTGCATCTAAGCCTGCCATGTGTGGCATTACTTGCTATATCTAAGCCTATCACCTGTTGCATCTAAGCCTGCCATGTGTGGCATTACTTGCTATATCTAAGCCTATCTCCTGTTGCATCTAAGCCTACCATGTGTGGCATTACTTGCTATATCTAAGCCTATTACCTGCTGCATCTAAGCCTGCCATGTGTGGCATTACTTGCTATATCTAAGCCTATCTCCTGTTGCATCTAAGCCTACCATGTGTGGCATTACTTGCTATATCTAAGCCTATCACCTGTTGCATCTAAGCCTACCATGTGTGGCATTACTTGCTATATCTAAGCCTATCACCTGTTGTATCTAAGCCTACCATGTGTGGCATTACTTGCTATATCTAAGCCTATCACCTGTTGCATCTAAGCCTGCCATGTGTGGCATTACTTGCTATATCTAAGCCTATCTCCTGTTGCATCTAAGCCTGCCATGTGTGGCATTACTTGCTATATCTAAGCCTCTCACCTGTTGCATCTAAGCCTGCCATGTGTGGCATTACTTGCTATATCTAAGCCTCTCACCTGTTGCATCTAAGCCTACCATGTGTGGTATTGCTTGCTGTATCTAAGCAAATCATGTGTGATATTATCTgcagtatctaagcctatcatgtgtatTAATACCGTCTGCTGTATCTAAACTTATGCGTGATACTATTGGCTGTATCTAAACATATTATGTGTGATTATCTGTTGTATCTAAGAGTATAGTTTGTGATAGTATCTGCAGTACCTAACCCTGTAATATGTAATGTATCTAAGCCTATCTTGTGTGACACTTtccgctgtatctaatcctatcatgtgtgataccatcAGTTCAGGTCATGAACGCAGTGTTTAACCCCTCGTCTCCCACAGATGTTCCTCTCCATCATCTTTGCCGCTGTTGGCGTTGCTGGATCCGTGTACGGCTTTGCGACGTCTGTGCTGGCGATGGTGCGAGGACCTCAGTGCTTCTTCACATTCTTCAATGAAACCTCCCAAAAAAATGAATCAACCTGGGGGCGGCCCTTTTACTCCGACCTGAAAGATCTCAGGTATGGATTAATTGTAGACGACGTCTTCTCCTCTGAGCAccgttcacactgctctggcttcgccTTCCGCTTGCTGTGATAACGGAGCGTAAGTCCTAATGCCTCCTTGTGTATTGAATGGCGTGCAGCGCTCGTCCATTACCTGCTCCGCTGCTCTCTGCTCGGTCGCTGCATTTACAGAGCGCAGCAGTTGAGAAGagtttgtcattggctgctgaactcTGCATAGGCAGGTGTCGAGATGACAAAGTTCAGTATGATGAAGAGAGTTTTGACATTTctattgctgcctatgcagagctcaGCAGCCAATAGCAAACTTATAATACAACACCTGTTCTTGGGGGGATGAGGGGTCCAGTATTGGAATGGTGGCAGCGACTCAGGGAGCGGTGATAGTTCCCCAATTAGCTCATGCTGCGCCACTTCCCACATTACAAATAATTAGATTATTATAACTACATCCTGTCTTATGCTCCAGTCACATGCACAGTTACACTTACAGTTACAGAACATGCCCAGTAGAGGGCAGTGGTGAGCTatgaatgcagctttggatgtgattggagtatAACATGGTTGGAGTTATTCTCCTCTCAGGCCTGATtaactctttctttctctctgctcTTACAGCGATGACAATTACCTGTTCAACAAAGATGAATGGAGTTTTTGTGAGAAGCCAGAAGGTGTGGTGGAGTTTAACATCATCCTGTTTTCTATGGTCCTGGCCTCCACCGCCATCACCCTGGTCCTGTGCACTATCCAGATGCTGAACGGCCTCTTTGGATGTCTCTGCGGAACCTGCCGACAAAAGGAATAAGGGGTGAGCCGCCCATCTGGGAAGGCCATGGGGTCCGCCGTTACCCCTGGTTTATCTTGTAGTTTCCAGATTAACCTTCACTTAGAACTTTTAGAACTGTCATAGAAAGTGATGaaactctgcttggatttcccgctGTGAGAGGGGGGAAAGAGGTGGTGACAAACATAAGGATTTTATGTGCAGTTGTGTTAATTGATTTTTATGGTTTGGTTTACAGATAACTTCATCAATGAAACCCTTCCGACCCCGTCCCCAACCTGCCCCCCACCTCCCATCAACATTCCTCTTATGCTGACGTCAAAGGCTGGATCCTTTGACAACCCAAAGCTGGTTGGTTGAAGCTGTCTACCTGGCCAAGCATGACTGAGGACCCCAGAGAGTCAGGATGAAGGGCGCCTGTATCCCAGACAGACTCAATTTTGCACTAAGGCTTCTGGGAGTCTCTTCCAATGTGTAAATAACTTATATACCGGACATATTGTTATTTATCATTTCTATTGATGTTAATTTGTGAATAAACTCAGATTTGAATATTTGACTCATCCTTATAATGGAAATTATTTCTAGTGTTTATGGGTAAAAGTTTTGTGTTCTAAGTCTATACTGTATGGCCaaaagaaaagtatgtgcccccttcaCATCATACTACAGAAACGTTTCTGCACTCTCATCCTACCTACATAGACATTAATATGAAGTCGCCCTTCTGCAGATATTTTCGCCCTTCTGCAGATATATCGGCCAACGCTCGATGTGAAAAATTTCTATAAGATTGTGGAGGAGTCTGTGGATACTGGGAgtggccgggctcacaatctccgtaATAGGTGTCAAATGAGGCTGAGGTCCGGGCCCTGTGCGGTCGATCAGGTTCtcccccctccatgtctgtatggaccttgtgcactgggcacagtcatgggggacaGAAAAGGGTTTTCCCCAAAATATTCCCGCAAAGCAGGAaattacaattgtccacaatgtcttataCTATAGAAATAAGATTTCCCATCATTGGAACTAAGGGCCCAATGCCGACCCCTGATAAcacatagcattatcctcctccaccatatgTACAGGGGGCACAGTGCAATCAGGGGGCAACACTTTCCTGGAGTCACCAAATCTAGATTCCATCATCAGACACAGATAGAGGAGTGCGATCCGTCACtgtacagaacacgtctcctccagagtccagtggtggcggctttacactatTTTACACTATATTTATATATCAAAAGTATTGAGACAACAGAATTTTAAAGTTTCAATCACAACATATCTCACAATAAAATGTGGTAAGAAGCAATCAAGGCTTCCTGTGTACCACAAAGGAaattagatatatactgtatatatatatatatatatatatatatatatatatatatatatatacatatatatatatatatatatatatatacatatatatatatatatatagatagacagatatacagtacagacccaaagtttggacacaccttcccatttaaccccttcccgacctttgacgcatacgctgcgtcatgaaagtcggtgccattccgacccatgacgcagcatatgcgtcatggaaagatcgcgtccctgcagatcgggtgaaagggttaactcccatttcacccgatctgcagggacagggggagtggtagtttagcccgggggggtggcttcaccccctcgtggctacgatcgctctgattggctgttgaaagtgaaactgccaatcagagcgatttgtaatatttcacctaaaaaaatggtgaaatattacaatccagccatggccgatgctgcaatatcatcggccatggctggacacactaatgtgcacccaccccacccctccgatcgcccccccagccccccgatctgtggtccgctcccctcggtcctgtgctctgctcccccgtcctcctgcccgctccccccgtgctccaatcacaccccccgtgctccaatcaaacccccccgcactccgatcccaccccccgcacagcgatcacccccgcacagcgatcccccccgtgctccgatccacccgcccgcacagcgatcccccactccgtgctccaatccaccccccatgttccgatccaccccccccgtgctccgaagccccccccccccgtgccctgat contains:
- the LOC138677318 gene encoding transmembrane 4 L6 family member 5-like; the encoded protein is MCTGKCSKFIGISLYPFCLVSLVCNLILLFPSWDVEFIKEPSEQMTPEVLYLGGVIGGGLLVLIPAIHIQATGREGCCNNRCGMFLSIIFAAVGVAGSVYGFATSVLAMVRGPQCFFTFFNETSQKNESTWGRPFYSDLKDLSDDNYLFNKDEWSFCEKPEGVVEFNIILFSMVLASTAITLVLCTIQMLNGLFGCLCGTCRQKE